Proteins from a genomic interval of Rhodothermus marinus:
- a CDS encoding FKBP-type peptidyl-prolyl cis-trans isomerase: MAQAKAGDHVKVHYTGRLQDGTIFDSSRDREPLEFTLGEGEVIPGFEQAVMGMEPGETKTVTITAEEAYGPRRDDLLIEVGRDQVAPGLELAVGQQLQLRLQDGRIIPVTVAALTEETVTIDANHPLAGEDLTFEIELVAID, translated from the coding sequence GTGGCACAGGCAAAAGCAGGCGACCACGTCAAGGTCCATTACACCGGTCGCCTTCAGGACGGCACCATCTTCGACTCGTCTCGGGATCGCGAGCCGCTCGAATTCACGCTGGGCGAAGGGGAAGTCATTCCTGGCTTCGAGCAGGCGGTCATGGGCATGGAGCCCGGCGAAACCAAGACCGTCACCATCACGGCAGAGGAAGCCTACGGCCCCCGGCGCGACGATCTGCTCATCGAGGTCGGACGCGACCAGGTAGCGCCCGGACTGGAGCTGGCCGTCGGACAGCAGCTGCAGCTCCGGCTGCAGGACGGCCGGATCATCCCGGTAACCGTGGCGGCCCTGACCGAGGAAACCGTGACGATCGACGCCAACCATCCGCTGGCCGGCGAAGACCTGACCTTCGAAATCGAGCTGGTCGCCATCGACTGA
- the rodA gene encoding rod shape-determining protein RodA, with product MARLARRPDLLLLLLWAALVTAGLVALYSTTHGPAAEFLPPGVRDNFVRQLFWAGLSLMAMGTVLLLPVRFFQSMAYVIYGATVVLLLLTLAVGREINGAKAWLYIGSIGFQTSELAKVGTVLAVARLLSARQARIDTVRYALGAVALILVPAVIIILQNDMGTALVFLALVPVMLYWSGLPVATVLLVISPALAGYLTLVYWPAAVAFAVLFTLGIYWHTRETYMAALAGLFTGGTAAVASFALAYVLKPYQLARVLSFTNPEAEAYRKTYGFHLVQSKAAIGSGGLFGKGFMQGTQTQGAYVPEQSTDFIFSVIGEEFGFVGAALVLLLFALLLVRLIRMGTECRHPFGLMVAAGVAGVILVHVFINIGMATGLLPVIGIPLPFLSYGGSSLLANTLMLAVVLNLHMRRDDFSIFV from the coding sequence ATGGCACGCCTTGCACGTAGACCGGACCTGCTGCTTCTGCTGCTCTGGGCCGCGCTGGTGACGGCGGGACTGGTGGCGCTCTACAGCACGACGCACGGGCCAGCCGCCGAATTCCTGCCGCCGGGCGTGCGCGACAACTTCGTGCGTCAGCTCTTCTGGGCTGGGCTTTCGCTGATGGCAATGGGCACCGTGCTCCTGCTGCCCGTCCGCTTCTTCCAGAGCATGGCCTATGTGATTTACGGCGCCACGGTGGTGTTGCTGCTGCTCACGCTTGCCGTCGGCCGTGAGATCAACGGAGCGAAAGCCTGGCTTTACATCGGATCGATCGGGTTTCAGACCTCCGAGCTGGCCAAGGTCGGAACGGTGCTGGCCGTAGCCCGCCTGCTCTCGGCGCGTCAGGCCCGTATCGATACGGTGCGCTACGCGCTGGGCGCCGTAGCGCTCATCCTGGTGCCGGCCGTCATCATCATCCTGCAGAACGACATGGGCACGGCGCTGGTCTTCCTGGCGCTGGTGCCCGTCATGCTCTACTGGAGCGGTCTGCCGGTGGCGACCGTGCTGCTGGTGATCTCGCCCGCACTGGCCGGTTACCTGACGCTTGTCTACTGGCCGGCCGCCGTGGCCTTTGCGGTGCTTTTTACGCTGGGTATCTACTGGCACACGCGCGAGACTTATATGGCCGCGCTGGCCGGGCTGTTTACCGGTGGAACGGCAGCGGTGGCTTCTTTTGCGCTGGCCTATGTGCTCAAGCCCTATCAGCTGGCCCGCGTGCTCTCGTTTACGAACCCTGAGGCCGAAGCCTACCGCAAGACCTACGGCTTCCACCTGGTACAGTCGAAGGCGGCCATCGGCTCAGGCGGCCTTTTCGGCAAAGGGTTCATGCAGGGCACCCAGACGCAGGGTGCCTACGTGCCGGAACAGTCCACGGACTTCATCTTCAGCGTCATCGGTGAAGAGTTCGGCTTCGTGGGCGCCGCCCTTGTGCTGCTGCTCTTTGCGCTCCTGCTGGTGCGACTCATCCGAATGGGAACGGAGTGCCGCCATCCCTTCGGGCTCATGGTGGCGGCCGGGGTGGCCGGCGTGATTCTGGTGCACGTGTTCATCAACATCGGCATGGCCACGGGACTCCTTCCCGTGATCGGCATTCCGCTACCCTTCCTCTCCTACGGCGGTTCGTCGCTGCTGGCCAACACGCTGATGCTGGCGGTGGTGCTCAATCTGCACATGCGCCGCGATGACTTTTCCATCTTCGTCTGA
- a CDS encoding sodium:solute symporter family protein, giving the protein MVVFTWIDWLWVALYLLLMIGSGFFFYRLGKRSQSDFFLAGRGLPWWLPAASVYATHTATDTPMWVTGVIYRYGLAGIWYTFFSAWCAISAFVSTRIFRRSLAYTQAEWSVLRFGGLGAELIRGWMAGWQVFMNMFILGWVGIAMGKVCNFLFGWAPWVGLVVFSGACAIYVLAAGYWGVVVADFQQGIIAFFVIVLVSIWGIAEAGGPSAIVQKLTKMGEAHRLDPFAFTGWFTGDFPVAWFLTMLFIALLGGFGMGTTIDWFAEAQRIQSARTVRDASYSIWWGSALVLMRNALWAVAILAFYVMFPDIENTAEYELGWFRLGFDFLPAGLMGFFFAAIVAIHLSTISTHLNLGALYATRDIYQHYVKPHASERELVWVGRIATLILLIGSLIYGLMMEEITSWLIFALWIMAAGVWLPNILQVVWWRFNAWGYLSAWIANLGFSWLVVWVLPAFGVLPPLADYEQFWLLMVLGALVYIPVTLLTPPEDMDHLVKYYVMARPIGWWGPVRREAERRGLLTPKGQPAFVDPNQTRPS; this is encoded by the coding sequence ATGGTTGTCTTTACCTGGATCGACTGGCTGTGGGTGGCGCTGTACCTGCTGCTGATGATCGGCAGCGGTTTTTTCTTCTACCGGCTCGGCAAGCGTTCCCAGTCGGACTTCTTTCTGGCCGGGCGCGGTCTGCCCTGGTGGTTGCCGGCCGCTTCGGTCTATGCCACGCACACGGCCACCGACACGCCCATGTGGGTGACGGGCGTCATCTATCGCTACGGCCTGGCCGGCATCTGGTACACGTTCTTTTCGGCCTGGTGCGCCATCAGCGCGTTCGTCTCTACACGGATCTTCCGGCGCTCGCTCGCCTACACCCAGGCCGAGTGGAGCGTGCTGCGCTTCGGCGGACTGGGCGCCGAGCTGATCCGCGGCTGGATGGCCGGCTGGCAGGTCTTCATGAACATGTTCATTCTGGGCTGGGTGGGCATTGCGATGGGGAAGGTCTGCAACTTTCTCTTCGGCTGGGCGCCCTGGGTGGGGCTGGTCGTCTTTTCGGGCGCCTGTGCCATCTACGTGCTGGCGGCCGGTTACTGGGGTGTGGTGGTGGCGGACTTCCAGCAGGGTATCATCGCGTTTTTCGTAATCGTGCTCGTCTCGATCTGGGGCATCGCCGAGGCGGGGGGACCGTCGGCCATCGTGCAGAAGCTCACCAAGATGGGCGAGGCGCACCGGCTCGACCCGTTCGCCTTCACGGGCTGGTTTACGGGCGATTTTCCCGTGGCCTGGTTTCTGACCATGCTGTTCATCGCGCTGCTGGGCGGTTTCGGCATGGGCACGACGATCGACTGGTTCGCCGAAGCCCAGCGCATTCAGTCGGCGCGCACCGTACGCGACGCCAGTTACAGCATCTGGTGGGGCAGCGCGCTGGTGCTCATGCGCAACGCGCTCTGGGCCGTCGCTATCCTGGCGTTCTACGTGATGTTTCCGGACATCGAAAACACGGCCGAGTACGAGCTGGGCTGGTTCCGATTGGGCTTCGACTTTCTACCGGCCGGCCTGATGGGCTTTTTCTTTGCTGCCATCGTGGCCATTCATCTTTCGACGATCTCCACGCACCTGAACCTGGGCGCGCTCTACGCCACGCGCGACATCTACCAGCACTACGTCAAACCGCACGCTTCCGAGCGCGAGCTGGTGTGGGTGGGCCGCATCGCCACGCTGATTCTGCTCATCGGCTCGCTCATCTACGGGCTGATGATGGAAGAGATCACCTCGTGGCTGATCTTTGCGCTGTGGATCATGGCCGCGGGCGTGTGGCTACCCAACATCCTACAGGTGGTCTGGTGGCGCTTCAATGCCTGGGGCTATCTCTCGGCCTGGATTGCCAATCTGGGCTTCAGCTGGCTCGTCGTGTGGGTGCTGCCGGCCTTTGGCGTGCTACCGCCGCTGGCCGACTACGAGCAGTTCTGGCTGCTGATGGTGCTGGGCGCGCTCGTGTACATTCCGGTGACGCTGCTGACGCCACCGGAAGACATGGACCATCTGGTGAAATACTACGTGATGGCCCGACCGATCGGCTGGTGGGGGCCCGTGCGCCGGGAGGCCGAGCGCCGCGGGTTGCTCACGCCAAAGGGCCAACCGGCTTTCGTCGATCCGAATCAGACCAGACCTTCCTGA
- a CDS encoding cell division protein FtsX gives MSLTYSIREGLAGLRRARFATVAATSAMTVALVLIGVFAAVGYHAHQVTNWLRQRVGEIEIFLEDDVDENVARALYARVQAIPGVAEARYISREEARQIFLEEFGSEGEVFLDEPFLPASIRVRFEPSMAAPDTLARMVRWLSTWNHVDEVVFNQPLLVKVQQNLRLITLIGLALGLLVVLAAVFLVANTIRLTVYARRLLIRTMKLVGATDSFIRRPFVVEGMAQGLIAGLLAAGIVALGYQMVAGYLPQLEGSQGLFLLGLLGGIVLAGVVLGWLGAAWAARRFIRQVPLH, from the coding sequence ATGTCGCTGACCTACAGCATCCGGGAGGGACTGGCCGGCCTGCGCCGGGCCCGCTTTGCCACGGTGGCCGCCACAAGCGCCATGACCGTGGCGCTCGTGCTGATCGGCGTGTTCGCGGCCGTGGGCTACCACGCCCATCAGGTGACGAACTGGCTCCGCCAGCGCGTGGGGGAGATCGAGATTTTCCTGGAAGACGACGTGGACGAAAACGTCGCCCGGGCGCTTTACGCACGCGTGCAGGCCATTCCCGGCGTGGCCGAAGCCCGCTACATCTCACGCGAAGAGGCCCGCCAGATCTTTCTGGAAGAGTTCGGAAGCGAAGGCGAGGTGTTTCTGGACGAGCCCTTCCTGCCCGCTTCGATCCGGGTGCGCTTCGAACCCTCGATGGCCGCGCCCGACACGCTGGCCCGCATGGTCCGGTGGCTTTCGACCTGGAATCACGTCGATGAGGTGGTCTTCAACCAGCCGCTGCTGGTGAAGGTGCAGCAGAACCTCCGACTGATCACGCTGATCGGACTGGCGTTGGGGCTGCTGGTAGTGCTGGCCGCCGTCTTTCTGGTGGCCAACACGATCCGGCTGACGGTCTATGCGCGGCGGCTGCTCATCCGCACGATGAAACTGGTGGGCGCCACCGACAGCTTCATCCGCCGACCTTTCGTGGTCGAGGGCATGGCGCAGGGGCTCATCGCGGGGCTGCTGGCGGCCGGCATCGTGGCGCTGGGCTACCAGATGGTGGCGGGCTACCTGCCCCAGCTCGAAGGCAGCCAGGGGTTGTTTCTGCTCGGGCTGCTCGGCGGCATTGTGCTGGCCGGCGTCGTGCTGGGCTGGCTCGGCGCCGCCTGGGCCGCCCGCCGCTTCATCCGGCAGGTCCCGCTGCACTGA
- the trhA gene encoding PAQR family membrane homeostasis protein TrhA encodes MEERANALTHGLGVLLSLAGTGWLWLSGRDGTTGQRIACLVFGLSLIVLYLASTLYHSVRRPDCKRRLRVVDHVAIYLLIAGTYTPFLVAYVPPPWRVVLLGVIWSVALAGMVFEGLFTGRFPRLSTALYVATGWLAVLMLPVLWRHLPTGALVLIVAGGLAYTGGVLFYRWERLPLHHAIWHLFVLAGSAFHYAAVLRYGTPGP; translated from the coding sequence ATGGAAGAACGCGCCAATGCACTGACGCACGGCCTCGGCGTGCTGTTGAGTCTGGCCGGAACCGGCTGGCTCTGGCTCTCGGGTCGCGACGGCACGACGGGGCAACGGATCGCCTGTCTGGTCTTTGGCCTCAGCCTGATCGTCCTGTATCTGGCTTCCACGCTCTACCACAGCGTGCGCCGGCCGGACTGCAAGCGGCGGCTGCGCGTCGTCGATCACGTGGCGATCTACCTGCTCATCGCCGGCACCTACACGCCGTTTCTGGTGGCCTACGTACCACCGCCCTGGCGGGTGGTGCTGCTCGGGGTGATCTGGAGCGTGGCGCTGGCCGGGATGGTGTTCGAGGGGCTCTTTACCGGACGTTTTCCCCGGCTCTCCACGGCGCTCTACGTCGCCACCGGCTGGCTGGCCGTGCTGATGTTGCCGGTCCTGTGGCGCCATCTGCCCACGGGTGCGCTGGTGCTGATCGTGGCGGGCGGCCTGGCCTACACGGGCGGTGTGCTGTTCTACCGCTGGGAGCGTCTGCCCCTCCACCATGCGATCTGGCACCTGTTCGTGCTGGCGGGCAGCGCCTTTCATTATGCGGCGGTGTTGCGCTACGGGACGCCCGGTCCCTGA
- a CDS encoding DUF4097 family beta strand repeat-containing protein — protein sequence MRKARLLFCVQAALLVLLGLGACRQSPGVGQTEEGALLPGAVEASDTLHRGVLLAGRTLVLEGLSGRVSLQGADVDVARLTFIRVGRGADAAAARRTLRDIQLREEGTAGSFRYRLEARQAALAQVHVEGTVPRNARLVITRAGGDVDLTHIEGPIRVQLAAGEVHVREAADSLEIRLQNGSASVHFRRLPTDAIVTIQTENGDLWLTLPPEANAQLQAETAAGEVRVEGLTFTERSLQPREAAGARFVGKLGQGRARVTLRTAHGDIVLRSGGPNGMIPPDTLLRPLPPDTALQGPGVP from the coding sequence ATGCGCAAGGCGCGTTTACTTTTCTGCGTACAGGCGGCCCTGCTCGTGCTGCTGGGACTCGGGGCCTGCCGACAATCGCCCGGGGTGGGCCAGACGGAAGAAGGCGCGCTGCTGCCCGGTGCAGTCGAGGCGTCCGATACGCTGCACCGTGGCGTCCTGCTGGCCGGGCGCACGCTGGTGCTGGAGGGGTTGAGCGGTCGGGTGTCGCTGCAGGGCGCCGACGTGGACGTGGCGCGCCTGACGTTCATCCGGGTAGGACGGGGCGCCGACGCGGCGGCCGCCCGTCGGACGCTGCGCGACATCCAGCTCCGCGAGGAGGGTACGGCGGGGAGTTTCCGGTATCGCTTGGAAGCCCGGCAGGCGGCGCTGGCGCAGGTGCACGTGGAGGGCACCGTCCCGCGCAATGCCCGCCTGGTCATCACACGCGCGGGCGGCGACGTGGACCTGACGCACATTGAAGGACCGATCCGGGTGCAACTGGCCGCGGGCGAGGTGCACGTCCGCGAGGCTGCCGACAGCCTGGAGATCCGGCTCCAGAACGGCTCGGCCTCGGTGCATTTCCGGCGTCTGCCGACCGATGCCATCGTGACGATCCAGACGGAAAACGGTGACCTGTGGCTGACGCTTCCGCCGGAAGCCAACGCGCAGCTGCAGGCCGAGACCGCAGCCGGTGAGGTGCGCGTCGAAGGCCTGACCTTTACCGAGCGCAGCCTGCAGCCCCGGGAGGCGGCCGGCGCCCGTTTCGTCGGAAAGCTCGGGCAGGGGCGCGCCCGCGTCACGCTCCGCACCGCGCACGGCGACATCGTGCTCCGCAGCGGCGGCCCGAACGGTATGATTCCGCCCGATACGCTGTTGCGGCCGCTGCCTCCGGATACGGCCCTTCAGGGACCGGGCGTCCCGTAG
- the argS gene encoding arginine--tRNA ligase — MKAYIEEALRQVLRTIDGVPEDFRPELEKPNNPEHGDLATNAAMQLARYLKRPPRQIAEEIAERLRALPLDPRRVASVEVAGPGFLNFRFAPDYLAQVLADILAAGERYGRSDLGQGRPAIVEYVSANPTGPLTVGHGRNAVLGDTIANLLDWIGYRVTREYYYNDAGRQMRVLGESVRARYLALVDPNLPTKKIQVAEGEWVEVPEPFPEDGYLGDYIIDIARMLYEQHGDALRDVEDITPFKEAAEKVIFEDIRRTLARLGIHMDNYFNEHTLYENGKIWEVVEALREKGYIYEKDGAVWFRTSALGKDQDTVLVKRTGEPTYRLPDIAYHITKFERGFERIVDVFGADHIATYPDVLRALEVLGYDVSKVDVVIYQFVTLVRGGEPVKMSTRKATYVTLDELIDEVGEDVTRFFFLMRSPNTHLEFDLDLAREASEKNPVFYLQYAHARICSIMRKADEVGLKESPNPDLTLLRHEAEQALIKELMRFPEVIQEAAQTYEPHRVANYLREVAVAFTKFYDQCRIIGEPEPLAQARLALARAARLVLANGLRVLGISAPERM; from the coding sequence ATGAAGGCATATATCGAAGAAGCCCTCCGCCAGGTATTGCGCACGATCGACGGGGTGCCGGAGGACTTCCGGCCGGAGCTGGAGAAACCCAACAACCCCGAGCACGGCGACCTGGCCACGAATGCGGCCATGCAACTGGCCCGTTACCTGAAGCGGCCGCCGCGTCAGATCGCCGAGGAGATCGCCGAGCGGCTCCGGGCGCTGCCGCTCGATCCGCGGCGCGTCGCTTCGGTCGAGGTGGCCGGACCCGGATTCCTGAACTTCCGCTTCGCTCCGGACTACCTGGCTCAGGTGCTGGCCGACATCCTGGCCGCCGGCGAACGCTACGGCCGCAGCGATCTGGGCCAGGGCCGGCCCGCCATCGTCGAGTACGTCAGCGCCAACCCCACCGGGCCGCTCACCGTGGGGCACGGCCGCAACGCCGTGCTGGGCGACACGATCGCCAACCTGCTCGACTGGATCGGCTACCGCGTCACGCGCGAATACTACTACAACGATGCAGGCCGCCAGATGCGCGTGCTGGGCGAGTCGGTGCGGGCCCGCTACCTGGCACTTGTCGATCCGAACCTGCCCACCAAGAAGATCCAGGTGGCCGAGGGCGAATGGGTGGAGGTGCCCGAGCCTTTCCCCGAGGACGGCTACCTGGGCGACTACATCATCGACATCGCCCGCATGCTCTACGAGCAGCACGGCGACGCGCTTCGCGACGTGGAAGACATCACGCCCTTCAAAGAGGCCGCCGAAAAAGTCATCTTCGAGGACATCCGGCGGACGCTTGCCCGCCTGGGCATTCATATGGACAACTACTTCAACGAGCACACGCTCTACGAGAACGGCAAAATCTGGGAGGTCGTCGAGGCGCTGCGCGAGAAAGGCTACATCTACGAAAAAGACGGCGCCGTGTGGTTCCGCACGAGCGCACTGGGCAAAGATCAGGATACGGTACTGGTCAAGCGTACGGGCGAGCCGACTTATCGCCTGCCCGACATCGCCTACCATATCACGAAGTTCGAGCGGGGGTTCGAGCGAATCGTGGACGTCTTCGGGGCCGACCACATCGCCACTTACCCGGACGTGCTCCGGGCGCTCGAAGTGCTCGGGTATGACGTCAGCAAAGTGGATGTGGTGATCTACCAGTTCGTGACGCTGGTGCGGGGTGGCGAGCCCGTCAAGATGTCCACCCGAAAGGCCACCTACGTGACGCTCGACGAGCTGATCGACGAGGTAGGCGAAGACGTCACACGCTTTTTCTTCCTGATGCGTTCGCCCAACACGCACCTGGAGTTCGACCTGGACTTGGCCCGTGAGGCCAGCGAGAAGAACCCGGTCTTCTACCTGCAGTACGCGCACGCCCGCATCTGCTCGATCATGCGCAAGGCGGACGAAGTGGGGTTGAAGGAGAGCCCGAACCCGGATCTGACGTTGCTCCGGCATGAGGCCGAGCAGGCGCTGATCAAGGAGCTGATGCGCTTCCCGGAGGTGATCCAGGAAGCGGCCCAGACCTACGAGCCGCACCGCGTGGCCAACTACCTGCGCGAGGTAGCCGTGGCCTTCACGAAATTCTACGACCAGTGCCGCATTATCGGCGAGCCCGAGCCGCTGGCACAGGCCCGGCTGGCGCTGGCGCGGGCGGCGCGGCTGGTACTGGCCAACGGTCTGCGTGTGCTGGGCATTTCCGCACCGGAACGGATGTAA
- the pheA gene encoding prephenate dehydratase has protein sequence MAEKYTVAFQGELGAFSEEAILAYFGAEQAEPVPLPEFEQVFEALESGEVDRAMIPIENSLFGSVHVNYDLLRAHEVGIIGELELRIRHHLLGLPGSRIEQIRRVYSHPQALGQCRTYLRTHLQHAEAIPAYDTAGAARMVAEMGDPEAAAIAGIRAAAKYGLEVLASGIESHPQNYTRFLVLARPEVTPPEGPPGTMKTSIVFALRENVPGALFKSLAVFALRDLDLYKIESRPLVGVPGSYLFYLDVAGSVHEEAVQRALDHLAEVAAFVRVLGSYPRGRRVD, from the coding sequence ATGGCCGAGAAGTACACGGTGGCCTTTCAGGGCGAGCTGGGCGCCTTCAGCGAGGAGGCGATTCTGGCCTACTTCGGCGCGGAGCAGGCCGAGCCGGTGCCGCTGCCCGAGTTCGAGCAGGTCTTCGAGGCGCTCGAAAGCGGTGAGGTAGATCGGGCCATGATCCCGATCGAAAACTCTCTGTTCGGCAGCGTGCACGTCAACTACGACCTGCTGCGTGCGCACGAGGTAGGCATCATCGGCGAGCTGGAGCTGCGTATTCGGCACCATCTGCTCGGGCTTCCCGGCAGTCGCATCGAGCAGATTCGACGCGTCTACTCGCACCCGCAGGCGCTCGGGCAGTGCCGGACCTACCTGCGCACGCACCTGCAGCACGCCGAAGCCATTCCGGCCTACGACACGGCCGGTGCCGCCCGCATGGTGGCCGAAATGGGCGATCCGGAGGCGGCCGCCATCGCTGGCATCCGCGCGGCCGCTAAGTACGGGCTGGAAGTACTGGCTTCCGGGATCGAAAGCCACCCGCAGAACTACACGCGCTTTCTGGTGCTGGCCCGCCCCGAGGTCACGCCGCCCGAGGGGCCGCCGGGAACGATGAAAACGTCGATCGTGTTTGCCCTGCGCGAGAACGTTCCCGGCGCCCTGTTCAAAAGCCTGGCCGTGTTCGCATTGCGTGACCTGGACCTGTACAAGATCGAAAGCCGTCCGCTGGTGGGCGTGCCGGGCAGCTACCTGTTTTACCTGGACGTGGCGGGCTCCGTGCACGAGGAGGCTGTGCAGCGGGCGCTGGATCATCTGGCCGAGGTGGCGGCGTTCGTGCGGGTGCTGGGTTCGTATCCGCGCGGCCGACGCGTCGACTGA
- the mrdA gene encoding penicillin-binding protein 2, whose translation MIDYRVRARIFVGVIALLLGLLVLRLAQMQLWQTELYAGESRSNAVREQRVIPARGAIYDRNGVLLVDNAPAYSLLITPRYFDPKNIPLLARLLEVPDSVVANRLAQARAWSAYRPSRVFTDLPFETFSRVVENLYRLPGVQYEIDQRRRYHTPARAAHALGYVREITRAELEQLRDDGYAMGDRIGKAGLEKFYEKALRGVPGRAFKLVNIHGQEIKPYRDGAEDVPPISGYDLHLGLDYRVQALAESLFVGKRGAAVALDPNNGEIIALVSMPDFDPEVLSGPIDPETWRYLTSSPEKPLFNRATMSGVPPGSTWKPFMALVGLQEGVITERSTIYCPGGYLLGGRLFRCHGGAHGSLDVREAIRLSCNTFFFTVMMRLDVNTLRRWANRFGFGVPVPMDIAEQNPGLIPDSAYYNRRYPRGWTAGYTINLGIGQGDMTVTPMQLARYVAAIANGGTLYPPHLVRELVHPETGEVLKPQLPPPEHIPIRPEYFQIVREGMRRVMEAGTGRWVQIPGIPSGGKTGTAQAPGGRKDHSLFIMFAPYDAPKIAIAVFVENAGFGATVAAPIASLMAELYLTGEVATTPQRRYMLEHVLRQRSQPLDEPTVTQAASR comes from the coding sequence ATGATCGACTACCGGGTTCGAGCGCGGATTTTCGTCGGAGTCATTGCCCTGCTGCTGGGGCTGCTGGTGCTGCGTCTGGCCCAGATGCAGCTCTGGCAGACCGAGCTGTACGCAGGCGAGTCGCGCAGCAATGCGGTGCGCGAGCAGCGCGTGATACCGGCCCGCGGCGCCATCTACGACCGCAACGGCGTGCTGCTGGTGGATAACGCGCCGGCCTATTCGCTGCTGATCACGCCCCGGTATTTCGATCCGAAAAACATCCCCCTGCTGGCCCGGCTGCTGGAGGTGCCCGACTCGGTGGTGGCCAATCGGCTGGCGCAGGCGCGGGCCTGGAGCGCCTACCGCCCCAGTCGGGTCTTTACGGACCTGCCGTTCGAGACCTTCAGCCGCGTCGTCGAAAATCTCTACCGCCTGCCCGGGGTCCAGTACGAGATCGACCAGCGCCGCCGCTATCACACGCCGGCCCGTGCAGCCCATGCGCTGGGCTACGTGCGCGAGATCACCCGGGCCGAGCTGGAACAGCTCCGGGACGATGGCTATGCGATGGGCGATCGCATCGGTAAAGCCGGGCTCGAAAAGTTCTACGAGAAGGCCTTGCGTGGTGTGCCGGGACGGGCCTTCAAGCTGGTCAACATCCACGGCCAGGAGATCAAGCCTTATCGCGACGGGGCCGAAGACGTGCCGCCCATCAGCGGCTACGATCTGCATCTTGGACTCGACTACCGCGTGCAGGCGCTGGCCGAGTCGCTCTTCGTGGGCAAGCGGGGAGCGGCCGTAGCGCTCGATCCCAACAACGGCGAGATCATCGCGCTGGTGAGCATGCCTGACTTCGATCCGGAGGTGCTCTCCGGGCCGATCGATCCCGAGACCTGGCGCTACCTGACCTCCAGCCCCGAAAAACCACTATTTAACCGGGCCACAATGAGCGGCGTGCCGCCGGGATCGACCTGGAAGCCCTTCATGGCCTTGGTGGGGCTGCAGGAGGGCGTGATCACAGAACGCAGTACGATTTACTGCCCAGGTGGTTATCTGCTGGGAGGTCGGCTTTTCCGCTGCCACGGTGGCGCGCATGGATCGCTCGATGTGCGCGAGGCGATTCGGCTTTCCTGCAATACGTTCTTTTTCACCGTGATGATGCGCCTCGACGTGAACACGCTCCGCCGCTGGGCCAACCGCTTCGGATTCGGTGTGCCGGTGCCCATGGATATTGCCGAGCAGAATCCGGGCCTGATCCCCGATTCGGCCTACTACAACCGACGTTATCCACGCGGCTGGACGGCCGGCTACACGATCAACCTCGGTATCGGGCAGGGCGATATGACCGTCACACCCATGCAGCTGGCACGCTACGTGGCGGCCATCGCCAACGGCGGTACGCTCTATCCGCCCCATCTGGTGCGCGAGCTGGTCCATCCGGAAACCGGCGAAGTCCTTAAACCCCAGCTGCCCCCGCCCGAACACATTCCCATCAGGCCGGAGTACTTCCAGATCGTGCGGGAAGGTATGCGGCGCGTGATGGAAGCAGGTACCGGCCGGTGGGTACAGATCCCGGGCATTCCGAGCGGCGGCAAGACGGGCACGGCGCAGGCGCCCGGCGGCCGCAAGGACCATTCGCTCTTCATCATGTTTGCACCCTACGATGCGCCGAAGATCGCCATTGCGGTGTTTGTGGAAAACGCAGGCTTCGGCGCGACGGTCGCCGCGCCCATCGCCAGCCTGATGGCCGAGCTGTATCTGACCGGCGAGGTGGCCACCACGCCACAGCGACGTTACATGCTCGAACACGTACTTCGCCAGCGAAGCCAGCCGCTGGATGAACCCACCGTAACGCAGGCCGCTTCCCGATAA